In Eulemur rufifrons isolate Redbay chromosome 3, OSU_ERuf_1, whole genome shotgun sequence, a single window of DNA contains:
- the MFGE8 gene encoding lactadherin isoform X1 — MPGPRLLAALCCALLCASGLRAASGDFCDSSQCLNGGTCVVGHDNASFHCLCLEGFTGLICNETEKNPCSPNPCHNNGECQASPTEQRGDVFTPYTCICTQGYVGTHCDNKCSTPLGMESGDIADSQLSASSVYVGFMGLQRWGPELARLHRTGIVNAWTASNYDKNPWIQVNLLRKTWVSGVVTQGASRVGTHEYVKAFKVAYSLDGHKFTFIQDTEKSADKVFVGNVDNNGLKLNLFKTPVETQYVRLFPVLCQWACTLRFELLGCELNGCSEPLGLKDHAIPDKQITASSTYKTWGLQAFGWYPFYARLDNQGKFNAWTAATNNASEWLQVDLGSQREVTGVITQGARDFGSIQYVASYKVAYSNDGRTWTEVRDSRTGKSKIFPGNSDNNSHKKNVFETPVLARLVRILPVAWHNRITLRLELLGC, encoded by the exons ATGCCGGGCCCCCGCCTGCTGGCCGCGCTGTGCTGCGCGCTGCTCTGCGCCTCCGGCCTCCGGGCCGCCTCCG GTGACTTCTGCGACTCCAGCCAGTGCCTGAACGGTGGAACCTGCGTGGTGGGCCATGACAATGCTTCCTTCCACTGCCTCTGCCTCGAAGGCTTCACGGGCCTCATTTGCAACGAGACTGAGAAGA ATCCCTGTTCCCCGAACCCCTGCCACAACAATGGTGAGTGCCAGGCGAGTCCCACGGAACAGCGAGGGGACGTCTTCACCCCGTACACCTGCATATGCACCCAGGGCTACGTGGGCACCCACTGTGACAACA AGTGCTCCACTCCTCTGGGCATGGAGTCGGGGGACATCGCCGACTCGCAGCTCTCCGCCTCGTCTGTGTACGTGGGCTTCATGGGTCTGCAGCGCTGGGGCCCGGAGCTCGCCCGCCTGCACCGCACGGGCATCGTCAACGCCTGGACAGCCAGCAACTACGATAAGAACCCCTGGATCCAG GTGAACCTGCTGCGGAAGACGTGGGTGTCGGGTGTGGTGACGCAGGGCGCCAGCCGCGTGGGTACTCATGAGTACGTGAAGGCCTTCAAGGTGGCCTACAGCCTCGATGGACACAAATTCACGTTCATCCAGGATACAGAGAAGTCAGCAGACAAG GTATTTGTGGGCAATGTGGACAACAATGGCCTGAAACTGAACCTATTTAAGACCCCTGTGGAGACGCAGTACGTGCGGCTGTTTCCTGTGCTCTGCCAGTGGGCCTGCACCCTGCGCTTCGAGCTCCTCGGCTGTGAGTTGAACG GATGCTCCGAGCCCCTGGGCCTGAAGGACCACGCCATCCCTGACAAGCAGATCACGGCCTCCAGCACCTACAAGACCTGGGGCTTGCAGGCCTTCGGCTGGTACCCCTTCTACGCACGGCTGGACAATCAGGGCAAGTTCAACGCCTGGACCGCCGCGACCAACAATGCCTCTGAGTGGCTGCAG GTCGACCTGGGCTCCCAGAGGGAGGTGACAGGTGTCATCACCCAGGGGGCCCGTGACTTTGGCAGCATCCAGTATGTGGCATCCTACAAGGTGGCCTACAGTAATGACGGCAGGACGTGGACTGAGGTCAGGGACTCCAGGACGGGCAAGAGCAAG ATCTTCCCTGGCAACTCGGACAACAACTCCCACAAGAAGAACGTGTTCGAGACGCCCGTCCTGGCTCGCTTGGTGCGCATCCTGCCCGTAGCCTGGCACAACCGCATCACCCTGCGCCTGGAGCTGCTGGGCTGTTAG
- the MFGE8 gene encoding lactadherin isoform X4 gives MPGPRLLAALCCALLCASGLRAASDPCSPNPCHNNGECQASPTEQRGDVFTPYTCICTQGYVGTHCDNKCSTPLGMESGDIADSQLSASSVYVGFMGLQRWGPELARLHRTGIVNAWTASNYDKNPWIQVNLLRKTWVSGVVTQGASRVGTHEYVKAFKVAYSLDGHKFTFIQDTEKSADKVFVGNVDNNGLKLNLFKTPVETQYVRLFPVLCQWACTLRFELLGCELNGCSEPLGLKDHAIPDKQITASSTYKTWGLQAFGWYPFYARLDNQGKFNAWTAATNNASEWLQIFPGNSDNNSHKKNVFETPVLARLVRILPVAWHNRITLRLELLGC, from the exons ATGCCGGGCCCCCGCCTGCTGGCCGCGCTGTGCTGCGCGCTGCTCTGCGCCTCCGGCCTCCGGGCCGCCTCCG ATCCCTGTTCCCCGAACCCCTGCCACAACAATGGTGAGTGCCAGGCGAGTCCCACGGAACAGCGAGGGGACGTCTTCACCCCGTACACCTGCATATGCACCCAGGGCTACGTGGGCACCCACTGTGACAACA AGTGCTCCACTCCTCTGGGCATGGAGTCGGGGGACATCGCCGACTCGCAGCTCTCCGCCTCGTCTGTGTACGTGGGCTTCATGGGTCTGCAGCGCTGGGGCCCGGAGCTCGCCCGCCTGCACCGCACGGGCATCGTCAACGCCTGGACAGCCAGCAACTACGATAAGAACCCCTGGATCCAG GTGAACCTGCTGCGGAAGACGTGGGTGTCGGGTGTGGTGACGCAGGGCGCCAGCCGCGTGGGTACTCATGAGTACGTGAAGGCCTTCAAGGTGGCCTACAGCCTCGATGGACACAAATTCACGTTCATCCAGGATACAGAGAAGTCAGCAGACAAG GTATTTGTGGGCAATGTGGACAACAATGGCCTGAAACTGAACCTATTTAAGACCCCTGTGGAGACGCAGTACGTGCGGCTGTTTCCTGTGCTCTGCCAGTGGGCCTGCACCCTGCGCTTCGAGCTCCTCGGCTGTGAGTTGAACG GATGCTCCGAGCCCCTGGGCCTGAAGGACCACGCCATCCCTGACAAGCAGATCACGGCCTCCAGCACCTACAAGACCTGGGGCTTGCAGGCCTTCGGCTGGTACCCCTTCTACGCACGGCTGGACAATCAGGGCAAGTTCAACGCCTGGACCGCCGCGACCAACAATGCCTCTGAGTGGCTGCAG ATCTTCCCTGGCAACTCGGACAACAACTCCCACAAGAAGAACGTGTTCGAGACGCCCGTCCTGGCTCGCTTGGTGCGCATCCTGCCCGTAGCCTGGCACAACCGCATCACCCTGCGCCTGGAGCTGCTGGGCTGTTAG
- the MFGE8 gene encoding lactadherin isoform X3 produces MPGPRLLAALCCALLCASGLRAASECSTPLGMESGDIADSQLSASSVYVGFMGLQRWGPELARLHRTGIVNAWTASNYDKNPWIQVNLLRKTWVSGVVTQGASRVGTHEYVKAFKVAYSLDGHKFTFIQDTEKSADKVFVGNVDNNGLKLNLFKTPVETQYVRLFPVLCQWACTLRFELLGCELNGCSEPLGLKDHAIPDKQITASSTYKTWGLQAFGWYPFYARLDNQGKFNAWTAATNNASEWLQVDLGSQREVTGVITQGARDFGSIQYVASYKVAYSNDGRTWTEVRDSRTGKSKIFPGNSDNNSHKKNVFETPVLARLVRILPVAWHNRITLRLELLGC; encoded by the exons ATGCCGGGCCCCCGCCTGCTGGCCGCGCTGTGCTGCGCGCTGCTCTGCGCCTCCGGCCTCCGGGCCGCCTCCG AGTGCTCCACTCCTCTGGGCATGGAGTCGGGGGACATCGCCGACTCGCAGCTCTCCGCCTCGTCTGTGTACGTGGGCTTCATGGGTCTGCAGCGCTGGGGCCCGGAGCTCGCCCGCCTGCACCGCACGGGCATCGTCAACGCCTGGACAGCCAGCAACTACGATAAGAACCCCTGGATCCAG GTGAACCTGCTGCGGAAGACGTGGGTGTCGGGTGTGGTGACGCAGGGCGCCAGCCGCGTGGGTACTCATGAGTACGTGAAGGCCTTCAAGGTGGCCTACAGCCTCGATGGACACAAATTCACGTTCATCCAGGATACAGAGAAGTCAGCAGACAAG GTATTTGTGGGCAATGTGGACAACAATGGCCTGAAACTGAACCTATTTAAGACCCCTGTGGAGACGCAGTACGTGCGGCTGTTTCCTGTGCTCTGCCAGTGGGCCTGCACCCTGCGCTTCGAGCTCCTCGGCTGTGAGTTGAACG GATGCTCCGAGCCCCTGGGCCTGAAGGACCACGCCATCCCTGACAAGCAGATCACGGCCTCCAGCACCTACAAGACCTGGGGCTTGCAGGCCTTCGGCTGGTACCCCTTCTACGCACGGCTGGACAATCAGGGCAAGTTCAACGCCTGGACCGCCGCGACCAACAATGCCTCTGAGTGGCTGCAG GTCGACCTGGGCTCCCAGAGGGAGGTGACAGGTGTCATCACCCAGGGGGCCCGTGACTTTGGCAGCATCCAGTATGTGGCATCCTACAAGGTGGCCTACAGTAATGACGGCAGGACGTGGACTGAGGTCAGGGACTCCAGGACGGGCAAGAGCAAG ATCTTCCCTGGCAACTCGGACAACAACTCCCACAAGAAGAACGTGTTCGAGACGCCCGTCCTGGCTCGCTTGGTGCGCATCCTGCCCGTAGCCTGGCACAACCGCATCACCCTGCGCCTGGAGCTGCTGGGCTGTTAG
- the MFGE8 gene encoding lactadherin isoform X2, protein MPGPRLLAALCCALLCASGLRAASDPCSPNPCHNNGECQASPTEQRGDVFTPYTCICTQGYVGTHCDNKCSTPLGMESGDIADSQLSASSVYVGFMGLQRWGPELARLHRTGIVNAWTASNYDKNPWIQVNLLRKTWVSGVVTQGASRVGTHEYVKAFKVAYSLDGHKFTFIQDTEKSADKVFVGNVDNNGLKLNLFKTPVETQYVRLFPVLCQWACTLRFELLGCELNGCSEPLGLKDHAIPDKQITASSTYKTWGLQAFGWYPFYARLDNQGKFNAWTAATNNASEWLQVDLGSQREVTGVITQGARDFGSIQYVASYKVAYSNDGRTWTEVRDSRTGKSKIFPGNSDNNSHKKNVFETPVLARLVRILPVAWHNRITLRLELLGC, encoded by the exons ATGCCGGGCCCCCGCCTGCTGGCCGCGCTGTGCTGCGCGCTGCTCTGCGCCTCCGGCCTCCGGGCCGCCTCCG ATCCCTGTTCCCCGAACCCCTGCCACAACAATGGTGAGTGCCAGGCGAGTCCCACGGAACAGCGAGGGGACGTCTTCACCCCGTACACCTGCATATGCACCCAGGGCTACGTGGGCACCCACTGTGACAACA AGTGCTCCACTCCTCTGGGCATGGAGTCGGGGGACATCGCCGACTCGCAGCTCTCCGCCTCGTCTGTGTACGTGGGCTTCATGGGTCTGCAGCGCTGGGGCCCGGAGCTCGCCCGCCTGCACCGCACGGGCATCGTCAACGCCTGGACAGCCAGCAACTACGATAAGAACCCCTGGATCCAG GTGAACCTGCTGCGGAAGACGTGGGTGTCGGGTGTGGTGACGCAGGGCGCCAGCCGCGTGGGTACTCATGAGTACGTGAAGGCCTTCAAGGTGGCCTACAGCCTCGATGGACACAAATTCACGTTCATCCAGGATACAGAGAAGTCAGCAGACAAG GTATTTGTGGGCAATGTGGACAACAATGGCCTGAAACTGAACCTATTTAAGACCCCTGTGGAGACGCAGTACGTGCGGCTGTTTCCTGTGCTCTGCCAGTGGGCCTGCACCCTGCGCTTCGAGCTCCTCGGCTGTGAGTTGAACG GATGCTCCGAGCCCCTGGGCCTGAAGGACCACGCCATCCCTGACAAGCAGATCACGGCCTCCAGCACCTACAAGACCTGGGGCTTGCAGGCCTTCGGCTGGTACCCCTTCTACGCACGGCTGGACAATCAGGGCAAGTTCAACGCCTGGACCGCCGCGACCAACAATGCCTCTGAGTGGCTGCAG GTCGACCTGGGCTCCCAGAGGGAGGTGACAGGTGTCATCACCCAGGGGGCCCGTGACTTTGGCAGCATCCAGTATGTGGCATCCTACAAGGTGGCCTACAGTAATGACGGCAGGACGTGGACTGAGGTCAGGGACTCCAGGACGGGCAAGAGCAAG ATCTTCCCTGGCAACTCGGACAACAACTCCCACAAGAAGAACGTGTTCGAGACGCCCGTCCTGGCTCGCTTGGTGCGCATCCTGCCCGTAGCCTGGCACAACCGCATCACCCTGCGCCTGGAGCTGCTGGGCTGTTAG